A genomic stretch from Poecilia reticulata strain Guanapo linkage group LG20, Guppy_female_1.0+MT, whole genome shotgun sequence includes:
- the spice1 gene encoding spindle and centriole-associated protein 1 isoform X2 — protein MLLRTGRPQQQQPKGKRLIRPKKAAAPKKDWVSTVNDLSVHKLTSAELCHRHEIHKSHNKAAAHWELREKALKSRLRHACGSPGLDHTSLNIIRDVFSEQPLLHDALAQSDRALAVVKDLFGDAPRRQTGHPSVTVAPNCDSDSELPVLQRPDPPTQLSLLSQSIMDQEALNEVEVSREDVRDEDLSSSSGSRFIRRTNIRKTKTLTRATQKQKGHRLGSHARGKENIPVTPIRSGRAPDPTALNATAAVKRFLTKQRPSDQNEEEASVLVSQVLNAELPSRQSGRIRKHTERTKKGVCRALEMDGSSVASLSGDQSSLGLLQDMLGQVKADLDTMSSDTAPESTGSPEPSGRQGLTGFSVALVSTIGRLVQLLRKREAEAQKEAEERRRLQEELKEQRGLMDALTAETMTLREEGAALQRTAELEQKLDSVVLLMGGLGLLGEQTKPSRDSDGRVSQSCVCRSAGGVEKTQQTRVSPAVLLSPPQQYDNWQQSPGGHALPRQRRLSPSDTQRSCENIQSRVSTSGLTRRQSVSSSSLPSNEPVLLPSPAAMLAEIAEMKRQNDLIKAQLSQAKSLRSRDAGLADSRNERSKSGPASGAAERKMTGQHLQSPEGTSSASQAESSRTPSVEQRLLELNRQSAAARSRLLELIEQQKQSASLRISPSVSPVPSSAVSPNAAAGGQSSEETVLPPEREFGSHRQCAGSDASNSSSFESKTGEIKHNEKRREREGWFSLVAHTR, from the exons ATGCTTCTGAGAACGGGGCGtccgcagcagcagcaacccAAAGGGAAACGACTCATTCGCCCTAAGAAGGCAGCAGCTCCCAAGAAAGACTGGGTG AGCACTGTCAATGATCTCTCTGTGCACAAGCTGACTTCTGCTGAGCTG TGTCATCGACATGAGATCCACAAGTCTCACAATAAAGCTGCAGCTCACTGGGAGCTCAGAGAGAAAGCCCTGAAAAGTCGTCTCAGACACGCCTGCGGCTCCCCAGGCCTGGACCACACCAGCCTCAACATCATCAGAGAC GTTTTCTCTGAACAGCCGCTGCTGCACGATGCGCTGGCCCAGTCTGACAGAGCCTTGGCTGTGGTCAAGGACCTGTTTGGAGACGCTCCACGGCGGCAAACTG GGCACCCCAGTGTGACCGTGGCTCCAAACTGTGACTCTGACTCAGAACTGCCTGTTCTCCAGAGACCTGATCCTCCAACCCAACTGTCCCTCCTCAGCCAATCCATAATGGATCAAGAG gcactTAATGAAGTAGAAGTTTCAAGGGAAGATGTCAGAGATGAGGATCTGTCAAGCAGTTCAGGGAGTCGTTTCATCAGAAG GACAAAtataaggaaaacaaaaactctgacGAGAGcgacacagaaacagaaaggtCATCGTCTCGGGTCTCATGCAAGAGGTAAAGAAAACATCCCTGTGACCCCCATCAGATCAGGCAGAGCACCTGACCCAACTG CTCTCAACGCCACGGCAGCTGTTAAGCGTTTTCTGACCAAACAGCGTCCATCAGATCAAAACGAGGAAGAGGCTTCTGTCCTGGTTTCTCAGGTCCTGAATGCCGAACTTCCTTCACGCCAGTCAG gAAGAATAAGAAAACACACTGAGAGGACCAAGAAGGGCGTCTGTCGGGCCTTGGAGATGGACGGCTCCTCAGTTGCGTCTCTTAGTGGAGACCAGTCCAGCCTGGGCCTGCTGCAGGACATGTTGGGCCAAGTCAAGGCGGACTTGGACACTATGAGTTCTGATACAGCACCAGAATCAACAGGGAGTCCGGAACCCAGTGGAAGACAAGGTCTTACCGGATTCTCTGTTGCCTTGGTCTCCACGATTGGACGCTTGGTCCAGCTCCTCAGAAAG AGAGAAGCTGAAGCTCAGAAAGAAGCTGAGGAACGGCGGCGACTAcaggaggagctgaaggagcAGCGAGGGCTTATGGACGCACTGACAGCTGAAACCATGACCCTGAGAGAAGAGGGCGCCGCCCTGCAG CGGACAGCAGAGCTGGAGCAGAAGCTGGATTCTGTGGTCCTTTTGATGGGTGGACTGGGATTACTGGGAGAACAGACAAAACCAAGCAGAGACTCTGATGGAAGAGTGTCCCAGTCCTGTG TTTGTCGGTCTGCTGGTGGAgttgagaaaacacaacaaactagAGTTTCTCCTGCCGTCCTCCTTTCCCCGCCTCAACAATATGACAACTGGCAACAAAGTCCTG GAGGTCATGCGTTACCTCGTCAGCGACGCCTTTCCCCGTCAGACACCCAGCGTTCCTGTGAAAACATCCAGTCTCGCGTCTCCACCTCCGGTCTCACGAGACGTCAGTCTGTCTCCTCGTCGTCACTGCCCTCTAATGAGCCCGTCCTCCTTCCCTCCCCTGCAGCCATGCTGGCTGAGATCGCTGAGATGAAAAGGCAGAACGACCTGATCAAGGCTCAGCTCAGCCAGGCAAAGAGCCTCCGGTCACGGGACGCGGGATTGGCCGACAGCCGCAACGAGCGGAGCAAGTCGGGTCCAGCCAGCGGCGCTGCAGAGAGGAAGATGACCGGCCAGCATCTTCAGTCTCCAGAGGGAACATCTTCAGCTTCTCAG GCAGAGTCCTCCCGCACTCCGAGCGTGGAACAGCGCCTCCTGGAGCTCAACAGGCAGAGCGCGGCAGCCAGGAGTCGACTGCTGGAGCTGATCGAGCAGCAGAAGCAAAGCGCTTCGCTCAGAATCTCCCCATCCGTCTCCCCCGTCCCGTCCTCAGCCGTCAGCCCGAACGCAGCAG CCGGAGGACAGAGCTCAGAGGAGACGGTGCTGCCGCCTGAAAGGGAGTTTGGGTCTCATCGACA ATGTGCTGGGTCTGATGCATCGAACAGTTCGAGTTTTGAGAGCAAAACTGGAGAAATAAAG caCAACGAGAAACGGCGAGAACGAGAAGGATGGTTTTCTCTGGTCGCTCACACCAGATGA
- the spice1 gene encoding spindle and centriole-associated protein 1 isoform X1: protein MLLRTGRPQQQQPKGKRLIRPKKAAAPKKDWVSTVNDLSVHKLTSAELCHRHEIHKSHNKAAAHWELREKALKSRLRHACGSPGLDHTSLNIIRDVFSEQPLLHDALAQSDRALAVVKDLFGDAPRRQTGHPSVTVAPNCDSDSELPVLQRPDPPTQLSLLSQSIMDQEALNEVEVSREDVRDEDLSSSSGSRFIRRTNIRKTKTLTRATQKQKGHRLGSHARGKENIPVTPIRSGRAPDPTALNATAAVKRFLTKQRPSDQNEEEASVLVSQVLNAELPSRQSGRIRKHTERTKKGVCRALEMDGSSVASLSGDQSSLGLLQDMLGQVKADLDTMSSDTAPESTGSPEPSGRQGLTGFSVALVSTIGRLVQLLRKREAEAQKEAEERRRLQEELKEQRGLMDALTAETMTLREEGAALQQRTAELEQKLDSVVLLMGGLGLLGEQTKPSRDSDGRVSQSCVCRSAGGVEKTQQTRVSPAVLLSPPQQYDNWQQSPGGHALPRQRRLSPSDTQRSCENIQSRVSTSGLTRRQSVSSSSLPSNEPVLLPSPAAMLAEIAEMKRQNDLIKAQLSQAKSLRSRDAGLADSRNERSKSGPASGAAERKMTGQHLQSPEGTSSASQAESSRTPSVEQRLLELNRQSAAARSRLLELIEQQKQSASLRISPSVSPVPSSAVSPNAAAGGQSSEETVLPPEREFGSHRQCAGSDASNSSSFESKTGEIKHNEKRREREGWFSLVAHTR from the exons ATGCTTCTGAGAACGGGGCGtccgcagcagcagcaacccAAAGGGAAACGACTCATTCGCCCTAAGAAGGCAGCAGCTCCCAAGAAAGACTGGGTG AGCACTGTCAATGATCTCTCTGTGCACAAGCTGACTTCTGCTGAGCTG TGTCATCGACATGAGATCCACAAGTCTCACAATAAAGCTGCAGCTCACTGGGAGCTCAGAGAGAAAGCCCTGAAAAGTCGTCTCAGACACGCCTGCGGCTCCCCAGGCCTGGACCACACCAGCCTCAACATCATCAGAGAC GTTTTCTCTGAACAGCCGCTGCTGCACGATGCGCTGGCCCAGTCTGACAGAGCCTTGGCTGTGGTCAAGGACCTGTTTGGAGACGCTCCACGGCGGCAAACTG GGCACCCCAGTGTGACCGTGGCTCCAAACTGTGACTCTGACTCAGAACTGCCTGTTCTCCAGAGACCTGATCCTCCAACCCAACTGTCCCTCCTCAGCCAATCCATAATGGATCAAGAG gcactTAATGAAGTAGAAGTTTCAAGGGAAGATGTCAGAGATGAGGATCTGTCAAGCAGTTCAGGGAGTCGTTTCATCAGAAG GACAAAtataaggaaaacaaaaactctgacGAGAGcgacacagaaacagaaaggtCATCGTCTCGGGTCTCATGCAAGAGGTAAAGAAAACATCCCTGTGACCCCCATCAGATCAGGCAGAGCACCTGACCCAACTG CTCTCAACGCCACGGCAGCTGTTAAGCGTTTTCTGACCAAACAGCGTCCATCAGATCAAAACGAGGAAGAGGCTTCTGTCCTGGTTTCTCAGGTCCTGAATGCCGAACTTCCTTCACGCCAGTCAG gAAGAATAAGAAAACACACTGAGAGGACCAAGAAGGGCGTCTGTCGGGCCTTGGAGATGGACGGCTCCTCAGTTGCGTCTCTTAGTGGAGACCAGTCCAGCCTGGGCCTGCTGCAGGACATGTTGGGCCAAGTCAAGGCGGACTTGGACACTATGAGTTCTGATACAGCACCAGAATCAACAGGGAGTCCGGAACCCAGTGGAAGACAAGGTCTTACCGGATTCTCTGTTGCCTTGGTCTCCACGATTGGACGCTTGGTCCAGCTCCTCAGAAAG AGAGAAGCTGAAGCTCAGAAAGAAGCTGAGGAACGGCGGCGACTAcaggaggagctgaaggagcAGCGAGGGCTTATGGACGCACTGACAGCTGAAACCATGACCCTGAGAGAAGAGGGCGCCGCCCTGCAG CAGCGGACAGCAGAGCTGGAGCAGAAGCTGGATTCTGTGGTCCTTTTGATGGGTGGACTGGGATTACTGGGAGAACAGACAAAACCAAGCAGAGACTCTGATGGAAGAGTGTCCCAGTCCTGTG TTTGTCGGTCTGCTGGTGGAgttgagaaaacacaacaaactagAGTTTCTCCTGCCGTCCTCCTTTCCCCGCCTCAACAATATGACAACTGGCAACAAAGTCCTG GAGGTCATGCGTTACCTCGTCAGCGACGCCTTTCCCCGTCAGACACCCAGCGTTCCTGTGAAAACATCCAGTCTCGCGTCTCCACCTCCGGTCTCACGAGACGTCAGTCTGTCTCCTCGTCGTCACTGCCCTCTAATGAGCCCGTCCTCCTTCCCTCCCCTGCAGCCATGCTGGCTGAGATCGCTGAGATGAAAAGGCAGAACGACCTGATCAAGGCTCAGCTCAGCCAGGCAAAGAGCCTCCGGTCACGGGACGCGGGATTGGCCGACAGCCGCAACGAGCGGAGCAAGTCGGGTCCAGCCAGCGGCGCTGCAGAGAGGAAGATGACCGGCCAGCATCTTCAGTCTCCAGAGGGAACATCTTCAGCTTCTCAG GCAGAGTCCTCCCGCACTCCGAGCGTGGAACAGCGCCTCCTGGAGCTCAACAGGCAGAGCGCGGCAGCCAGGAGTCGACTGCTGGAGCTGATCGAGCAGCAGAAGCAAAGCGCTTCGCTCAGAATCTCCCCATCCGTCTCCCCCGTCCCGTCCTCAGCCGTCAGCCCGAACGCAGCAG CCGGAGGACAGAGCTCAGAGGAGACGGTGCTGCCGCCTGAAAGGGAGTTTGGGTCTCATCGACA ATGTGCTGGGTCTGATGCATCGAACAGTTCGAGTTTTGAGAGCAAAACTGGAGAAATAAAG caCAACGAGAAACGGCGAGAACGAGAAGGATGGTTTTCTCTGGTCGCTCACACCAGATGA
- the shisa2b gene encoding protein shisa-2, translating to MRGGGFPMSVSVVMTLLLVVIDVKASGEYCHGWRDSQGAWKDGFQCPEKIDAEDAIICCGKCELRYCCASTDARLDQGSCENDKQAEVPGTESKEDKDSRAVPIYVPFLIVGSVFVAFILVGSVVAVCCCRCLRPKQELSSAGASGSGSAGGRLLETIPMMASSSRGSSSRQSSTATSSSSSAPPAGVRAGPAPLMRAQASCCLPPDASVFVNMPTNFSVLNCQQATQIMSHQSQFMHPQYIGYAHPVSPTAAFLDHSQGAYRPLQSPCPPPTAGSSGTSDNKCPPVTV from the exons ATGCGTGGAGGTGGTTTCCCGATGTCCGTCTCCGTGGTGATGACTCTGCTTTTGGTCGTTATAGACGTGAAGGCCAGCGGGGAATACTGTCACGGGTGGCGAGACTCGCAGGGCGCGTGGAAAGACGGGTTCCAGTGCCCGGAGAAGATCGACGCGGAGGACGCGATCATCTGCTGCGGGAAGTGCGAGCTGCGATATTGCTGCGCCAGCACGGACGCGCGGCTGGATCAGGGCAGCTGCGAGAACGACAAGCAGGCTGAGGTACCGGGAACAGAGAGCAAAGAGGACAAGGACTCCCGTGCAG TGCCCATCTACGTGCCCTTCCTGATCGTGGGGTCCGTGTTTGTGGCCTTCATCCTGGTGGGCTCCGTGGTCGCCGtgtgctgctgccgctgcctcCGGCCGAAGCAGGAGCTCTCCTCGGCCGGCGCCTCAGGAAGCGGAAGCGCCGGCGGCCGCCTCCTGGAGACCATTCCCATGATGGCGAGCAGCTCCAGGGGCTCCTCGTCCCGCCAGTCCAGCACGGCCACCTCGTCCAGCTCGTCGGCTCCGCCCGCCGGGGTCCGCGCCGGTCCCGCTCCGCTCATGCGGGCTCAGGCCTCCTGCTGTCTGCCCCCGGACGCCAGCGTCTTCGTCAACATGCCCACCAACTTCTCAGTTCTCAACTGCCAGCAGGCCACCCAGATCATGTCCCACCAGTCGCAGTTCATGCACCCACAGTACATCGGCTACGCCCACCCCGTGTCCCCGACGGCGGCCTTTTTGGACCACAGTCAGGGGGCATACAGACCCCTCCAGTCCCCCTGTCCTCCTCCGACAGCGGGATCCAGCGGCACCAGTGACAATAAATGCCCTCCAGTAACAGTGTGA